The genome window CATTCCAATGTGCATTGGACGTTCGATGTTAAAAGTTCAATGTTCGATGTTTGTAGCCAAGCCATAGGATTTGCGCAGTTTTGAATGTTACAGGCTACTGGTATTTGGTTGCCTAAATGGCTGCTCACAATCGGAGCCTGGATGATTCGCACAGAAACGGAGTTGGTGCTGAAGAGTCGTAAAGTCACTCCAGAGCGT of Lentimonas sp. CC4 contains these proteins:
- a CDS encoding DUF1731 domain-containing protein yields the protein MLQATGIWLPKWLLTIGAWMIRTETELVLKSRKVTPERLLQAGYTFQHETIESALKCCKIV